In Microbacterium esteraromaticum, the following proteins share a genomic window:
- the menC gene encoding o-succinylbenzoate synthase yields the protein MRIDRLRLFEVSLPLVHGFETSSHRKTHLDHILVAATDADGRTGWGEIASPADPYYGSETTATAWSIALRYLVPAALGAEWDTPAQLESQWQRVRGHEFAKAGFSAAAWDLHARDLGVSLATALGGTRTEVVAGVSLGIEPGIDALLAQVQRQTDAGYGRVKLKIAPGWDLEPVRAVRSAHPDLDLHVDANGAYPDDDAAAAVFRALDDERLTMIEQPFAPRDFVAHARLQQALSTPICLDESVVDLGDLRTMLALDAGRVLNIKVSRMGGLTVAREAHDLAADAGIPVWCGGMHEFGVGRAANVALSAMPNFVLPSDVSGSDKYFARDVVVPAIVAHAGRVSVPTAPGIGHEVDEEWVRHNTSRTFDTAAA from the coding sequence ATGAGAATCGACCGCCTTCGCCTCTTCGAGGTCTCGCTTCCCCTGGTGCACGGCTTCGAGACGAGCTCGCACCGCAAGACGCACCTCGACCACATCCTCGTCGCGGCGACCGACGCCGACGGCCGCACGGGCTGGGGCGAGATCGCGTCTCCTGCCGACCCGTACTACGGCTCGGAGACGACGGCGACGGCGTGGTCGATCGCCCTGCGGTACCTCGTGCCCGCGGCGCTCGGGGCCGAGTGGGACACCCCGGCTCAGCTCGAGTCGCAGTGGCAGCGCGTGCGAGGCCACGAGTTCGCGAAGGCCGGGTTCTCGGCGGCCGCGTGGGATCTGCATGCCCGCGATCTCGGCGTCTCGCTGGCGACGGCACTCGGCGGCACCCGCACCGAGGTCGTCGCCGGTGTGTCGCTCGGCATCGAACCGGGCATCGATGCCCTGCTCGCGCAGGTGCAGCGCCAGACGGACGCGGGCTACGGGCGCGTCAAGCTGAAGATCGCCCCCGGGTGGGATCTCGAGCCCGTGCGGGCGGTGCGCTCGGCGCATCCTGATCTCGATCTGCATGTCGACGCGAACGGCGCCTACCCTGACGACGACGCTGCGGCCGCGGTCTTCCGTGCGCTCGACGACGAGCGGCTGACGATGATCGAGCAGCCGTTCGCGCCCCGCGACTTCGTCGCGCACGCACGCCTGCAGCAGGCTCTGAGCACGCCGATCTGCCTCGACGAGTCGGTCGTCGATCTGGGGGATCTGCGCACGATGCTCGCGCTGGACGCCGGGCGGGTGCTCAACATCAAGGTGTCGCGCATGGGCGGGCTCACCGTTGCGCGAGAGGCGCACGACCTCGCCGCCGACGCGGGCATCCCGGTCTGGTGCGGAGGGATGCACGAATTCGGCGTCGGCCGGGCCGCCAACGTCGCGCTCTCGGCCATGCCGAACTTCGTCCTGCCGTCTGACGTCTCGGGATCGGACAAGTACTTCGCGCGCGACGTCGTCGTCCCGGCGATCGTGGCGCACGCCGGCCGGGTGAGCGTCCCGACCGCGCCGGGCATCGGCCACGAGGTCGACGAGGAGTGGGTGCGGCACAACACGTCGCGGACGTTCGACACCGCAGCGGCCTGA
- a CDS encoding GNAT family N-acetyltransferase has product MHEASEPRYHSSTLRTHADLHAAGVLYARVFGYDSPDLQLNTNLLSALVRNGGSAVGVHTADGSLVGFAYGFAGRDEQGAEFHYSQAAVVDPAHQGTGVGRMLKQAQREVALGWGHGHMRWTFDPSLTRNAHFNFSTLGAEGIGYVADYYARPGTDRVVVDWALERSADPYAGARSVTPPALGEQDWGRPLPAPDAGCGAIWLAAPARACAADDEQPDADAVVRSALHRLLADGRVLVASRLVDETTAVHLAVHRHDGESA; this is encoded by the coding sequence ATGCACGAGGCATCGGAGCCGCGGTACCACAGCAGCACGCTGCGCACGCATGCCGACCTGCACGCGGCCGGTGTGCTGTACGCCCGCGTCTTCGGGTACGACAGTCCCGATCTGCAGCTGAACACCAACCTGCTGAGCGCGCTCGTGCGCAACGGCGGCTCGGCGGTGGGCGTGCACACCGCCGACGGATCGCTGGTCGGGTTCGCCTACGGCTTCGCGGGCCGCGACGAGCAGGGAGCCGAGTTCCATTACTCTCAGGCCGCCGTGGTCGACCCTGCTCACCAGGGCACCGGCGTCGGACGCATGCTCAAGCAGGCGCAGCGCGAAGTGGCCCTCGGCTGGGGGCACGGGCACATGCGATGGACGTTCGATCCGTCGCTCACGCGCAACGCGCACTTCAACTTCTCGACACTGGGCGCAGAGGGCATCGGCTACGTCGCCGACTACTATGCGCGGCCTGGTACCGACAGGGTGGTCGTCGACTGGGCTCTCGAGCGCTCCGCCGACCCGTACGCCGGCGCCCGTTCCGTCACTCCGCCCGCGCTCGGGGAGCAGGACTGGGGCCGCCCCCTGCCGGCACCCGACGCCGGGTGCGGCGCGATCTGGCTCGCTGCGCCTGCGCGCGCCTGCGCGGCCGACGACGAGCAGCCGGATGCGGATGCGGTCGTGCGCAGCGCACTGCACCGTCTGCTCGCCGACGGACGCGTCCTGGTCGCCAGCCGGCTCGTCGACGAGACCACAGCCGTGCACCTCGCGGTGCACCGTCACGATGGGGAGAGCGCGTGA
- a CDS encoding MurR/RpiR family transcriptional regulator: MTTRTGTDVHEDENDHDRELVSPGERFGQRIRTNVSAEALQARVIEAETRSLARTFDELSRTGDVPRAAALILGARRRYIGGLGKAAAYAELLGADLSATLSNVFLVDGRALTPLTVLTDVRASDVLVVFSMRRYREETVRFGELFREAGGELLVITDSEDAPLAGVASSLIRVHTGSASYADSPTSVAAVCHLLSTLTTASAKGARRRLAVRDRFGSDLGLYRPSAAGEALNEPEIE; this comes from the coding sequence ATGACGACGCGGACCGGCACCGATGTTCACGAAGACGAGAACGACCATGACCGCGAGCTGGTCTCGCCCGGAGAGCGCTTCGGTCAGCGCATCCGCACCAACGTGTCGGCAGAGGCGCTGCAGGCCCGGGTGATCGAGGCCGAGACGCGATCGCTCGCCCGCACCTTCGACGAGTTGTCGCGCACGGGCGACGTGCCTCGCGCCGCCGCGCTGATCCTCGGGGCTCGCCGTCGGTACATCGGGGGTCTGGGCAAGGCGGCCGCGTACGCCGAGCTGCTCGGCGCCGACCTCTCGGCGACCCTTTCGAATGTGTTCCTCGTCGACGGTCGCGCGCTCACGCCCCTGACCGTGCTGACGGATGTGCGCGCGAGCGACGTGCTCGTGGTCTTCTCGATGCGCCGCTACCGCGAGGAGACGGTGCGGTTCGGCGAGCTGTTCCGTGAGGCGGGAGGCGAGCTGCTGGTGATCACCGACAGCGAGGACGCCCCGCTCGCCGGGGTCGCGTCGTCGCTGATCCGCGTGCACACCGGGTCGGCGTCGTACGCAGACTCACCCACGTCCGTCGCTGCCGTCTGCCATCTGCTCTCGACTCTCACGACGGCGAGTGCGAAGGGCGCGCGTCGCCGCCTCGCCGTCCGCGACCGATTCGGCTCCGACCTCGGGCTGTACCGGCCGAGCGCGGCGGGGGAAGCCCTGAACGAACCGGAGATCGAATGA